A genomic segment from Desulfonatronum lacustre DSM 10312 encodes:
- a CDS encoding type II toxin-antitoxin system RelE/ParE family toxin has protein sequence MSWEVEYSDEFGEWWATLSEDEQISSDASVRLLESRGPVLGFPHSSKVMGSRHGHMRELRTQHEGRPLRTLYAFDPRRVVILLIGGDKTGDDRWYESYVPIADRLYDEHLEQLQKEGLIDGK, from the coding sequence ATGTCTTGGGAAGTTGAATATTCGGATGAGTTCGGTGAATGGTGGGCTACCCTGTCTGAAGATGAACAAATTTCATCGGATGCTTCCGTGCGCTTGCTGGAAAGTCGCGGTCCAGTGTTGGGCTTCCCGCATTCAAGTAAGGTTATGGGGTCAAGACACGGGCATATGCGAGAACTCCGCACTCAGCACGAGGGCAGACCCTTACGCACTTTGTATGCGTTTGATCCCAGACGCGTGGTGATTTTACTGATCGGCGGGGATAAGACCGGTGATGACAGGTGGTATGAATCGTATGTGCCGATTGCTGACAGGCTCTATGATGAACACCTGGAGCAGCTTCAAAAGGAGGGGCTGATTGATGGCAAATAA
- a CDS encoding NIL domain-containing protein, whose translation MSETKETIYLTFPPDVSNQPVVCNLARVYDLTFNILKARISPKQEGQMTLEIIGDRKKCREGLRYLKEHGVAITPVAQKIRRIEDSCVHCGLCTALCPTKALRVDLNSREVLFLREKCSACGLCTSLCPVKAMVLETENGIWEAITEGA comes from the coding sequence ATGTCCGAAACCAAGGAAACCATCTACCTGACCTTTCCTCCCGACGTCTCCAATCAGCCCGTGGTCTGCAATCTTGCCCGGGTCTACGACTTGACCTTCAACATCCTTAAGGCCCGCATTTCTCCGAAGCAGGAAGGGCAGATGACCTTGGAGATCATCGGGGATCGGAAGAAGTGTCGCGAGGGGCTGCGGTATCTCAAGGAGCACGGGGTGGCCATCACCCCGGTGGCCCAGAAGATTCGCCGTATTGAGGATTCCTGCGTCCACTGCGGCCTGTGCACGGCATTATGCCCGACCAAGGCCCTGCGTGTGGACCTGAACAGCCGGGAAGTTCTGTTTTTGCGGGAGAAATGTTCGGCCTGCGGCCTGTGCACCAGCCTGTGCCCGGTGAAGGCCATGGTCCTGGAAACCGAGAACGGGATTTGGGAGGCGATCACGGAGGGAGCATGA
- a CDS encoding XRE family transcriptional regulator, with translation MANKFSELRSKMSSDAQSRSKAKAQALLDQMPLNELRQARGLSQKMLAELLHVQQPSIAKLEKRTDMYLSTLRSHIEAMGGELEVVARFPEGIVKISNFSGLDSEHAQSV, from the coding sequence ATGGCAAATAAATTCTCAGAATTACGTTCAAAAATGTCTTCTGACGCACAAAGCCGATCAAAGGCGAAAGCGCAAGCCCTATTGGATCAGATGCCCCTCAACGAGTTGCGGCAGGCTCGGGGGTTGTCCCAAAAAATGTTGGCGGAATTGCTTCATGTGCAGCAACCGTCCATCGCCAAGCTGGAAAAGCGTACGGATATGTATCTCTCGACTCTTCGCAGTCATATCGAAGCCATGGGAGGGGAGCTTGAGGTCGTTGCTCGTTTTCCAGAGGGAATAGTCAAGATCAGTAATTTTTCGGGCCTGGACAGCGAACATGCCCAGAGCGTTTGA
- the ybgF gene encoding tol-pal system protein YbgF: MKYRLIIVLISLLTASCMASRSEMDTLSARVWDQEQQQRRLQGQLAALDQELTRLLTEMEGVSTPMRATQANLWAEIESLRIQTATMQGQMEELQRMLQGDRPGEGGHIADLGRRVAYLDRSVTMIASQLALDLGPRPDGPAATQPDLPGLPDGPDQLIMVDPDAVMPGRPQPPMVPSTADDPAQALYDLALQAFHDRNYAQAQRMWQEFATTFPQHPLLSNALFWQGESFFQMEDYGQAVLAYQDVISKHPESNKYTAAMLKQGASFFRLGKDRAGVLVLEDLVNRFPDQPEAARAKSMLDEQRGR; this comes from the coding sequence ATGAAATACCGTTTGATTATCGTGCTGATCAGCCTGCTCACGGCGTCCTGCATGGCGTCCCGGAGCGAGATGGACACCCTGTCCGCCCGGGTCTGGGATCAGGAGCAGCAGCAGCGCCGGTTGCAGGGCCAGTTGGCCGCCCTGGATCAGGAACTGACCAGGCTGTTGACGGAAATGGAAGGCGTGAGCACCCCAATGCGAGCCACCCAGGCCAATCTGTGGGCTGAAATCGAAAGCCTGCGCATCCAGACCGCCACCATGCAGGGCCAGATGGAGGAGTTGCAACGCATGCTCCAGGGGGATCGCCCTGGAGAAGGCGGGCATATCGCGGACCTCGGCCGCCGGGTGGCCTACCTGGATCGTTCCGTGACCATGATCGCCAGCCAGTTGGCCCTGGACCTGGGGCCGAGACCGGACGGGCCGGCCGCGACGCAGCCGGACTTGCCCGGCTTACCGGACGGGCCGGATCAGTTGATCATGGTTGATCCGGACGCCGTGATGCCGGGCCGCCCGCAGCCGCCAATGGTCCCCTCCACCGCGGACGATCCGGCCCAGGCCTTGTACGATCTGGCCCTACAGGCTTTTCACGACCGCAACTACGCCCAGGCCCAGCGGATGTGGCAGGAATTCGCCACGACTTTTCCCCAGCACCCTCTGCTGTCCAACGCCTTGTTCTGGCAGGGGGAAAGCTTTTTCCAGATGGAAGATTACGGCCAAGCCGTGCTGGCCTACCAGGACGTGATCAGCAAGCATCCCGAGAGCAACAAGTACACGGCCGCCATGCTCAAGCAGGGGGCGTCCTTTTTCCGTCTGGGCAAGGACAGGGCCGGAGTGCTGGTCTTGGAAGATCTGGTCAACCGGTTTCCGGATCAGCCCGAGGCCGCCCGGGCCAAGAGTATGCTGGATGAACAGCGGGGGCGGTAG
- the lspA gene encoding signal peptidase II, whose protein sequence is MAPRYRLVLTLSLVVLVLDQITKLWVAASLPLWTSKTVIPGFFNLVHVLNKGAAFGFLSDLDAPWRPYFFLGVTALAVVLILHLLRTVPREDTVLFTALGLILGGAMGNLIDRIRLGEVVDFLDFYIGQYHWPAFNVADIAISIGSVLLLVSVYRTRRYGLASKDDD, encoded by the coding sequence ATGGCGCCCCGGTATCGTCTCGTTTTGACCCTGTCCCTGGTGGTGCTGGTCCTGGACCAGATCACCAAGCTCTGGGTGGCCGCGTCGTTGCCCTTGTGGACCTCCAAGACCGTGATTCCCGGCTTTTTCAATCTGGTGCACGTTTTGAACAAAGGCGCGGCCTTCGGCTTTCTGAGCGATCTGGACGCCCCGTGGCGGCCGTATTTCTTTCTGGGCGTGACCGCCCTGGCCGTGGTCCTGATCCTGCATCTGCTGCGCACCGTGCCCAGGGAGGATACCGTTTTGTTCACGGCCCTGGGCCTGATTCTGGGCGGAGCCATGGGGAACCTGATCGACCGAATCCGCCTGGGCGAAGTGGTCGACTTTCTGGACTTCTACATCGGGCAGTACCATTGGCCGGCGTTCAACGTGGCGGATATCGCCATCAGCATCGGCTCGGTCCTGCTCCTGGTCTCGGTTTACCGCACCCGCCGTTACGGCTTGGCCTCCAAGGACGACGACTGA
- a CDS encoding SLC13 family permease — translation MTLDQLTIIAVLVAAMGMFIWGKWRHDMVAAGALLACVFTGLVPGAEAFSGFGHPAVITVVCVLVLSHGLQVSGAVDELARRVLPSSAGRTRSIASLTGLGAVLSGFMNNVGAMALLMPVAVKVSGKLGLTPGKVLMPLAFGSILGGTITLIGTPPNLIVSGFRAEAGLGGFGMFDFTPVGLAVTVAGLTFISLVGWRLVPGRRQSDTDDFDTAVYTTEVRITEDSKAAGKQLRDVERSLDEADAVIVGLVRSGFRLSAPYPGRILRNGDILVIQAEPKSLASVLSGLGLKLEENVPPPPSQKQESAQGAQDDHSSDEPNREKGASGKKGEQEEGKTKPSEIIVQELVAMPSAILIGRSARDLELRTRFGINLLAISRQGHRSIKRLRSTPIQAGDVLLLQGAPEVLSGFASEFGCVPLAPRDVRVPAKGQAVKASLIMISAVSATALGGVPVAVAFAAGVLAMMALRVVSPRSVYQAVDWPVIVLLGAMLPVAGAMASTGAADLIARFLLDTVAQGHAVLGLAVILVATMLITDFMNNAATAAVMCPIALSTASQLGVNPDSFLMAVAIGASCAFLTPIGHQNNTLILGPGGFHFGDYWRMGLPTDILVVAVTLPMLLWVWPL, via the coding sequence ATGACACTGGACCAACTGACGATCATCGCCGTTCTCGTGGCCGCCATGGGCATGTTCATTTGGGGCAAATGGCGGCACGACATGGTGGCCGCCGGTGCATTGCTGGCCTGCGTCTTCACCGGACTGGTGCCCGGGGCCGAGGCGTTCTCCGGATTCGGACATCCGGCCGTGATCACCGTGGTCTGCGTTCTCGTGCTCAGTCACGGCCTGCAGGTTTCCGGGGCCGTGGACGAACTGGCTCGACGGGTTCTGCCGTCCTCCGCCGGGCGGACCAGGAGCATCGCCTCCCTGACCGGCCTCGGGGCCGTGCTTTCCGGGTTCATGAACAATGTCGGGGCCATGGCCTTGCTGATGCCGGTGGCGGTCAAGGTGTCGGGCAAGCTGGGGCTGACTCCGGGCAAGGTCTTGATGCCTCTGGCCTTCGGCTCAATCCTGGGCGGGACCATCACCCTGATCGGCACCCCGCCGAACCTGATCGTCTCCGGGTTCCGGGCCGAGGCCGGGTTGGGCGGCTTCGGCATGTTCGACTTCACCCCGGTGGGGCTTGCCGTAACCGTCGCGGGCCTGACCTTCATCTCCCTTGTGGGATGGCGGCTGGTTCCCGGACGCAGGCAGTCGGACACGGACGACTTCGATACCGCGGTCTACACCACGGAAGTGCGGATCACCGAGGACAGCAAGGCCGCCGGGAAACAGCTGCGGGACGTGGAGCGATCCCTGGACGAGGCCGATGCCGTTATCGTGGGGCTGGTCCGGAGCGGATTCCGGCTGTCCGCGCCGTATCCGGGACGGATCTTGCGCAATGGGGACATTCTGGTGATTCAGGCCGAGCCCAAATCCCTGGCATCCGTACTGTCCGGGCTGGGATTGAAGCTGGAAGAAAACGTGCCGCCTCCGCCAAGCCAAAAGCAGGAGTCGGCGCAAGGCGCTCAGGACGACCACTCTTCCGACGAACCGAACCGGGAGAAGGGGGCGTCCGGAAAAAAAGGCGAACAAGAAGAAGGGAAAACCAAGCCCAGCGAGATCATCGTCCAGGAACTGGTGGCCATGCCCAGCGCGATCCTGATCGGCCGCTCGGCCAGGGATTTGGAACTGCGCACCCGCTTCGGCATCAATCTGTTGGCCATTTCCCGGCAAGGGCACCGGTCCATCAAACGGCTGCGTTCAACGCCGATCCAGGCCGGAGATGTACTGTTGCTGCAGGGCGCACCGGAAGTTCTGTCCGGTTTTGCGTCGGAGTTCGGCTGCGTGCCCCTGGCACCGCGGGACGTGCGGGTTCCGGCGAAAGGCCAGGCCGTGAAGGCGTCCCTGATCATGATCAGCGCGGTGTCCGCCACGGCCCTGGGGGGGGTGCCCGTGGCGGTGGCCTTTGCCGCCGGGGTTCTGGCGATGATGGCCCTGCGCGTGGTCTCGCCGCGTTCGGTTTATCAGGCCGTGGATTGGCCCGTGATCGTTCTGTTGGGGGCCATGCTGCCTGTGGCCGGGGCCATGGCGTCCACCGGAGCCGCGGACCTGATCGCCCGGTTTCTTCTGGACACGGTGGCCCAGGGCCACGCCGTGCTCGGCTTGGCGGTGATCCTGGTGGCAACCATGCTCATCACCGACTTCATGAACAACGCGGCCACCGCCGCGGTGATGTGCCCCATCGCCCTGAGCACCGCGTCCCAACTGGGAGTCAATCCGGACTCCTTTTTGATGGCCGTGGCCATCGGCGCGTCCTGCGCCTTCCTGACGCCCATCGGCCACCAGAACAACACGTTGATCCTGGGACCGGGCGGATTCCACTTCGGGGACTACTGGCGCATGGGCCTGCCCACGGACATCCTGGTCGTCGCCGTGACGCTGCCTATGTTGCTTTGGGTCTGGCCGTTGTAG
- a CDS encoding transposase, translating to MRAFGGLPARLLSPDRPSVYHVVSRTTLPGLPLSDADKDHLVHLLQKFAGMFFEDVLGYCMMGNHIHLALRVHPESGVVDDNEVRERFHAERGETAHLSEIDLEAYRKRLCSLSEFMRMFKQSFGRYYNKKHRKKGYFWGDRYKSTIVQEGETLVNLLAYIDLNPVRAGIVTKPEDYRWSGLGYLVQTSNRHKLLDLDLGMKEWNELDPKEIIRKYRQFVYETGAVGRSQESGERKKRNRHEDRRAGTQEGLPLEPGGRFPPPLPVLHGQRHYRLKRVRGRGALPSPYFSKNTSKKCYNRPLPFSQPLA from the coding sequence GTGCGGGCCTTTGGTGGCCTTCCTGCCCGCCTGCTCAGCCCTGATCGGCCTTCCGTCTACCACGTCGTTTCCCGTACCACCTTACCCGGACTTCCCCTATCCGACGCCGACAAGGACCACCTGGTTCATCTGCTCCAGAAATTCGCCGGCATGTTCTTCGAGGACGTGCTGGGCTATTGCATGATGGGCAACCACATCCATCTTGCGCTGCGGGTGCATCCGGAATCCGGCGTAGTGGACGATAACGAGGTGCGGGAACGCTTTCATGCCGAGCGTGGCGAGACGGCGCATTTGTCCGAGATTGACCTGGAAGCCTACCGCAAGCGGCTGTGCTCACTTTCGGAATTCATGCGCATGTTCAAGCAGAGCTTTGGCCGGTACTACAACAAGAAGCATCGTAAAAAAGGCTATTTCTGGGGCGACCGCTACAAGAGTACGATCGTGCAGGAAGGTGAGACCCTGGTGAACCTGCTGGCCTACATCGACTTGAATCCGGTACGGGCCGGAATTGTGACAAAGCCCGAAGACTACCGCTGGTCCGGCCTGGGATACCTGGTGCAGACCAGCAATCGGCACAAGCTGCTGGATCTGGACCTGGGTATGAAGGAGTGGAACGAGCTTGATCCCAAGGAGATCATCCGCAAGTACCGCCAATTCGTCTATGAAACTGGAGCGGTGGGAAGAAGTCAGGAGTCAGGAGAAAGGAAAAAGAGGAATCGACATGAAGATCGTCGAGCAGGAACGCAAGAAGGGCTACCGCTTGAACCGGGTGGACGTTTTCCGCCACCGCTGCCGGTACTTCACGGACAGCGGCATTATCGGCTCAAAAGAGTTCGTGGCCGAGGTGCCCTTCCAAGCCCGTATTTTTCGAAAAACACCTCAAAAAAGTGCTATAACAGACCGTTGCCTTTCTCTCAGCCATTAGCTTAA
- a CDS encoding SapC family protein, with translation MPNYVPVSKENHASKRWKRFDSYAFAQKETFLPLVAAELPKAVTAFPIAFIQQNDVFFPVALLGLEQGKNLFVAANGQWVGAYVPSALRGHPFKLAKSQDNQLVLCVDQDSGLITDGPEGEAFFDESGEPSEPVKQVLEFLQKIEANQQATARMCAVLAKHQVIKPWPITLKTPEGEKTINGLFQIDEQALNQLPGEAFLELRQAGALPMAYCQMLSMQHLATLGKLAEAHAQVASKMAQQNQPFQASIEFDDDMIKFQ, from the coding sequence ATGCCCAACTACGTACCCGTCAGCAAAGAGAATCATGCATCCAAACGCTGGAAGCGTTTCGACTCCTACGCATTCGCACAGAAAGAAACCTTCCTGCCCCTGGTGGCCGCTGAGTTGCCAAAGGCTGTCACCGCCTTTCCCATCGCCTTTATCCAGCAGAACGACGTATTCTTCCCAGTAGCCTTACTCGGCCTTGAACAAGGCAAGAACCTGTTCGTGGCCGCCAATGGCCAGTGGGTTGGTGCATACGTGCCTTCAGCCCTGCGCGGCCACCCGTTCAAGCTGGCCAAGTCTCAAGACAACCAGCTTGTGCTCTGTGTGGATCAGGACTCCGGCCTGATTACCGACGGGCCTGAAGGGGAAGCCTTTTTCGACGAGTCCGGTGAGCCCTCTGAACCAGTCAAGCAGGTGCTGGAGTTTCTGCAAAAGATTGAAGCCAACCAGCAGGCCACAGCCCGGATGTGCGCGGTTCTGGCCAAACATCAGGTGATCAAACCCTGGCCCATCACCCTGAAGACGCCAGAAGGCGAGAAAACCATCAACGGACTGTTCCAGATCGACGAGCAAGCCCTGAACCAGCTTCCAGGCGAGGCTTTCCTGGAACTGCGCCAAGCCGGAGCCCTGCCCATGGCTTATTGCCAAATGCTTTCCATGCAGCACTTGGCAACCCTGGGCAAACTGGCCGAAGCCCATGCACAGGTTGCGTCCAAGATGGCCCAGCAGAATCAGCCTTTTCAGGCTTCTATTGAGTTCGATGACGACATGATCAAGTTTCAGTAG
- a CDS encoding PLD nuclease N-terminal domain-containing protein yields MFDLPTSQLVLILGLLTLPILPNLWAIWHSFHSEFATPQEKMAWIAASVFLPVLGGLVYLIWGRKRARREQ; encoded by the coding sequence ATGTTTGATCTGCCGACATCGCAGCTTGTCTTGATCCTGGGGCTTCTGACCCTGCCCATTCTGCCCAACCTATGGGCCATTTGGCATTCGTTTCATTCGGAATTCGCCACGCCCCAGGAAAAAATGGCCTGGATCGCGGCCAGCGTTTTTCTGCCCGTTCTGGGCGGGCTGGTCTATTTGATCTGGGGCCGTAAACGAGCCCGGAGGGAACAATGA
- a CDS encoding MTH1187 family thiamine-binding protein translates to MGEHDAMNVLAELSIFPMDKGDSLAPYVARAVAIIRQSGLASTFGPMSTVIEGRWDQVMDVVGRCQADLATDCDRILVYLRLDCRRGREDAIGSKVRSVEARLAGA, encoded by the coding sequence ATGGGCGAACATGACGCGATGAACGTTTTGGCCGAATTATCCATTTTCCCCATGGACAAGGGCGACAGTCTGGCGCCCTACGTGGCCCGGGCCGTGGCCATTATCCGGCAAAGCGGATTGGCCTCTACGTTCGGCCCCATGAGCACGGTGATCGAAGGCCGCTGGGATCAGGTGATGGACGTGGTGGGGCGTTGCCAGGCGGATCTTGCGACGGACTGCGACCGGATTCTGGTTTATCTGCGCCTGGATTGTCGGCGGGGCCGGGAGGACGCCATTGGTTCCAAGGTGCGCTCCGTGGAGGCCAGGCTTGCCGGAGCGTGA
- a CDS encoding PilZ domain-containing protein, whose protein sequence is MSEQKRTYSRVEAFFPGRLRLLAPGEENAVYQGCFGCDAAQSAALRPKGANMPEALLDFLETINSKLDMLLSLANREHLESTFPVAVNIVEISGAGLIFTADREFALDDRLELVLFLSQFPLQTVGVMGRIHRRDDRAGNSAWAVDFTSIREQDREAIVRYVFQQQRERIRESKQWN, encoded by the coding sequence ATGAGCGAGCAAAAGCGGACCTATTCCAGGGTGGAAGCCTTTTTTCCGGGGCGGCTGCGTCTTCTCGCGCCGGGAGAAGAAAACGCCGTCTACCAGGGATGCTTCGGTTGCGACGCAGCCCAGAGCGCGGCGTTACGGCCCAAGGGCGCGAACATGCCGGAGGCCCTGCTGGATTTTCTGGAAACCATCAATTCCAAGCTGGACATGCTGCTCAGCCTGGCCAATCGGGAGCACCTGGAAAGCACGTTCCCCGTGGCCGTGAACATCGTGGAAATCAGCGGCGCGGGGCTGATTTTCACCGCGGACCGGGAGTTCGCCCTGGACGACCGATTGGAACTGGTGCTCTTCCTGAGTCAGTTCCCGTTGCAGACGGTCGGGGTCATGGGCCGAATTCATCGCCGGGACGACCGGGCCGGCAATTCGGCCTGGGCCGTGGACTTCACCTCCATCCGCGAACAGGATCGGGAGGCCATAGTCCGGTACGTCTTTCAACAGCAACGGGAGCGTATCCGGGAGAGCAAACAATGGAACTGA
- a CDS encoding DUF6447 family protein → MSFVTIGGKSYERESLSPKTLAQIESIQFCDKRITELQAELAAFQTARNAYYKELRELLPIVEDVRQ, encoded by the coding sequence ATGTCTTTCGTCACCATCGGCGGCAAATCCTACGAGCGGGAAAGCCTTTCACCAAAAACCTTGGCACAGATTGAATCCATCCAGTTCTGCGACAAGCGCATCACTGAGTTGCAGGCTGAACTTGCGGCGTTCCAGACAGCCAGGAATGCCTACTACAAGGAATTGCGGGAGCTGCTGCCGATTGTCGAGGATGTGCGGCAATAA
- the cysC gene encoding adenylyl-sulfate kinase, whose protein sequence is MNTPCPNTVPYRGGITRERRERLLKQKSMVLWFTGLSGSGKSTIAHAVEERLHAAERLTYVFDGDNVRQGLCSDLSFSPEGRAENLRRTIRDGQAFFGRRDHLHDRVHFSLARRPGAMQAAYRRRTVFRGLRQCPLKVCEERDVKGLYKLARQGKIKNYTGISAPYEEPNNPDLVLETDNCSLNECVQQVMEFIAART, encoded by the coding sequence ATGAACACACCCTGTCCGAACACCGTCCCCTACCGAGGCGGCATCACCCGCGAACGGCGCGAGCGCCTGTTGAAGCAGAAAAGCATGGTCCTCTGGTTCACGGGCCTGTCCGGCTCCGGCAAGTCCACCATTGCCCACGCCGTTGAGGAGCGGCTTCACGCCGCGGAAAGGCTGACTTACGTCTTTGACGGGGATAATGTCCGTCAGGGTTTGTGCAGCGATTTGAGCTTCTCGCCCGAGGGTCGGGCCGAGAATCTGCGGCGCACCATCCGAGATGGTCAAGCTTTTTTTGGACGCCGGGATCATTTGCATGACCGCGTTCATTTCTCCCTTGCGCGTCGACCGGGAGCGATGCAAGCAGCTTATCGACGGCGGACGGTTTTTCGAGGTCTACGTCAGTGTCCCTTGAAAGTGTGCGAGGAGCGGGACGTCAAAGGACTGTACAAGCTGGCCCGGCAGGGCAAGATCAAAAACTACACGGGCATATCCGCGCCCTACGAGGAGCCGAACAACCCCGATTTGGTTCTGGAAACTGACAATTGTTCCTTAAATGAATGCGTTCAGCAGGTTATGGAGTTTATCGCAGCACGGACTTGA